GACCTGGCGCTGACCTGGGCGCGGTAGTTCTAGGGGGCGGTGTTTCTGCGCGTGGCGGCGTGTTATGATGGAGTGACACGCAGGCATACGCGCGAAGGGTCGCGCGAAAGGGGAGATACACATGAAGCGATGGTTGGTTTTCTTGCTGGCGGTTACTATTCTGGGCGGGCTGGCCTCGGCGCAGCGCGTCAACGTCCTTTGCAGCCCCGACCTGGCCTGGTGCGAGGCGCTGGGCCCGGCCTTTGGCGAGGCGACGGGCGGCGAGCTCGAGTTCATTCGCGTCAGCTCGCAAGACGCGCTGGCTCGCATTCGCGCCGAGGCGGCCAACCCGGTCTTCGACGTGTGGTTCGGCGGCACCGGCGACCCGCACCTGATCGCCGCCCGCGAGGGCCTCACCGAGTTCTACCGGCCCTCGGTTTGGGAGGACCTCCTCCCCAGCCTGCGCGAGGCCGTCGCCGACGAGTACATTCCGCTCTACGCCGGGGCGCTCGGCTTCGTCGTCAACGAGCAGGTCGTCGAGGAGCAAGGGCTTACGGTGCCGACGAGCTGGCGCGACCTGGCCGACCCGCAGTATCGCGGCCTCATCGCCATGCCCGACCCCAACTCCTCGGGAACGGGCTACACCATCATCGCCACCCTAGTGCAGATCTTCGGCGAGGATGAAGCCTTTGAGCTTCTGGCCGACATCCACCAGAACATCGCCCAGTACACCTCGTCGGGCAGCGCGCCGGGGCAGCTCGCCGGCCGCGGCGAGGTGGCCGTGGCGATTCAGTTCATGCACGACGGCGTCAAGTTCGCCCAACAGGGCTTTCCGCTGCTCGTCTTGGCCCCCGAGGAGGGCACGGGCTACGAGATCGGCGGCATCAGCCTCCTTGCGGGCGCGCCCAACCGCGAGGCGGCCATAGCGTTCATCGAGTGGGCACTGACGCCCGAGGCGCAGGCCATCGCCGCCGAACAGGGCGACTCCTACCAGGTGCAGACCAACATGGGCACCCCGGTCTCGCCGCTGGCGCCGGACTTGGACAGCATCAACCTGATCGACTACGACTTTGACCGCTTCGGCACGCTCGAGGTGCGCGACGCCCTGGTGGCGCGCTGGACGAACGAGATCTTTCCGACGCCGCGTTAGGCTTGCGCAGCGTCAGGCGGCGGAGCGATCTCGCTCCGCCGCCAAGCGTCATCAGGCCCCTTGTGAGAGCCCTCTCGTGAGCCCCTCCTTTTCTCGCTTATGAGGCGCGCCTTTGCCTTGGCCGCGCCGGGGTCGCGCCGGGGCCCGGCCGTCAGCGGCGCCTGGCTGCCGGCGGCGCTCGCCGTAGCCGGTTTCTTGCTCTTGCCCTTTGGCCGCCCCGGCCGCCCTTTCTTGCCGCTCGACGCGGCCTACGCGCCCTGGAACCTCGGCAGCCCCTGGCTGTGGCTGGTGCTCGCCTTTGCGCTCGCCGCGCTGCTCGTCAGCGTTCTGCCGCTGAGGACCGCGCAGCGCGGCGACCTGGTCGCGCTCTTTGCCGCGCTGGGCCTCGTGGCGGGGCTCGCTTGGCTCGTCGTCACCGCCATTCCCTTCGGTTTGGGCGCGCTCGTCTCGCTGGGCGCGCTGCTTACCGCGACGGGCTACGGGCTCAGCGAGTCCGGCCGGGTCTACGGCGATCCCTTTATCGCCGTCAGCATCCTCTTCGTGACGCTCTTCGTGGTGCTCTTTATCGTCTACCCGCTCCTTACTGTCCTGCGCGGCGCCATCGTCATCGACGGACGGCTCTCGCTGGCGCAGCTTCAGACGACCTTGAGCCACCCGCTCTTTTTCTTTCTCGATAATCCTCGCAGCGCCCGCGATGAGCTCGGGCTGACGGGTCTGTTCAGCCTGCTGGGCGCGCTCTTGCTGGGGACACTGGCGGCGTTCAGGCGCGCGTCGCTGGGCCGCGTGCTGGTTCAGCTGCTGCTCGGCGGGGTCCTGGGCGGGCTCGCGGGGGTGATGGTTTACGGCCGCGGCGCCCTGCCGACGAGCCTGCTGCTCGTGGTGATCGTGGCGCCCTCGTGCACGCTTCTGGGCCTGGCCTTCGCGCTTCTGGGGCAGCGGGCGCGCTGGCGGCCGCTGGGCCGCTCGCTCGGGGTGATGGGTCTCTTGCCGATCATCACCCCGCCTTTCATCCTGGCCTTTGCGATGATCTTTCTCCTGGGGCGGCGGGGTCTTATCACCTACGGTGTCTTCGATATCTCCTCGAACGCCATCTACGGCGTTCCCGGCGTGGCCTTGGCTCAGATCCTGGCCTTTACGCCGGTGGCCTACCTCATCTTGCGCGGCTCGCTCGCCTCCTTGAACCCGGCCTTGGAGGAGGCGGCGCAGACGCTCGGCGCGGGACGGTGGCACCTCCTGCGCACCGTCACCTGGCCGCTCCTGCGCCCCGGCCTCACCGCGGCCTTTTTGCTCAGCATGATCGAGTCCTTGGCCGACTTTGGCAACCCGCTGATCCTGGGCGGCGACCGCAACTTTCTCGCTACCGAGGTCTTTTTGGCCTTGACCGGCCGTTACAACCCGAGCGAGGCGGCCGCTTACGGTGTGGTCTTGCTGGCCTTGGTGCTGCTGGCCTTTTTCGCGCAGCGCTGGTGGCTGGGCGCGGGCTCCTTCGTCACGGTCACCGGCAAGCCGAGCGCCGGCGCCTTCGCGCGCCTGCCGGCCCTGCTCGAGGCCGCCCTGCTGGCCGTCTTTGCGGTCTGGACGGCCCTGGTCTTGGCGCTTTACGCCTCGATCATCGTGGGCTCGTTCACGCAGCTCTGGGGCGTCAACTACGCCTTCACTACCCAGCACTACCGGGACTTCATGCGGGCGGGCTGGCCGGTCCTGCTCTACACCGCTAGAGTGGCCGCCATCAGCGCCGTGCCCGCCATGCTCCTGGGCGGGCTGATCGCCTACCTGGTCGTCCGGCACCGCTTTTTCGGGAGGCGCTTCGTCGAGTTCGGCTCCTTGCTGTCCTTCGCCACGCCCGGCACGGTTATGGGGGTGGCTTACATCTTCGCCTTCAACACCGGCCCCTGGCTGCTCACAGCCAGCGCGGTGATCATCGTCCTGGCCCTGGTCTTTCGCAACATGCCGGTGTCTATTCGCGCGGCGACGGCCGGGCTCGCGCAACTCGACGTCAGCCTCGAGGAAGCCTCCACCATGCTGCGCGCGCGCTCCTTGGTGACCTTCAGGCGCATCCTCCTGCCGCTGCTCGCCAACACGCTGGTGACCGGTTTGATCTTCGCCTTCGTGAGCGCCATGACCGCGGTAAGCCAGGTCATCTTCCTGGTGAGCCCCGGCAACCAGCTCGCCACGGTCTTGCTGCTCGGCTGGGTCGAGCAGGGCCAGCTCGGCCGCGCCGCGGCGATGGGGACGGTCCTCATCGTGTCGATGCTCAGCCTCATCCTGCTCGTCCTCTTTCTGGCGCAGCGCCTGGGCGCCAAGCACACTGGAGGTGCCCAGTGACCCCGCCGATGACCCTGCCAGCGACCCCGCCAGCGACCCTGCAACAACTCCCCGCCGCGCCCGTCACCCTGCGAGGGCTCGTCAAACGCTTCGCCTCGAGCCGCCGGGGCGGCGGAGTCGTGGCGGTCGACCATGTGGACTTGGCGATCGAGACGGGCGAACTGGTCACGCTCTTGGGTCCGTCGGGCTGCGGCAAGACCACCACCCTGCGGCTGATAGCAGGACTCGAGCGCCCCGACGAGGGACAGATCCTGCTCGACCGCGAGGACGTGACCCGCCAGCCCGCCTATCTGCGCGACGTGACCATGGTCTTTCAGTCCTACGCGCTCTTTCCGCACATGAGCGTCTTTGAGAACGTCGCCTACGGCCTGCGGGTGACGCGCCGGCCCGCCGAGGAACTGCACCGCCGGGTGGGCGAGGCGCTCGAGCTCGTCGGCTTGCAGGGTCTGGAGGCGCGGGCGCCGAGCGCGCTGTCGGGCGGTCAGCAGCAGCGCGTGGCGCTCGCTCGAGCGCTCGTCATGCAGCCCAAGGTGCTCCTCTTCGACGAGCCCCTGTCCAACTTGGACGCCAAGCTGCGGCGGCGCGTGCGCGACGAGATCCGCCAGTTGCAACAGCGCCTCGGCATCACCAGCGTCTACGTCACCCACGACCAGGAGGAAGCGCTGGCGATCAGCGACCGCATCGTGGTCATGAACGGCGGGCGCGTCGAGCAGGTCGGCACGCCGCACGAGCTCTACGCGGCGCCAAGGAGCCGCTTCGTCGCCGACTTCATCGGCTCGGCCAACTTTCTCGCGGGTGACTACGACGGCGCGGCGGTCACGCTCGGCGACTACCGCTTCGCCCACGTTCAGGAGACGGCGCCCGGCAGGGTCACGGTGATGGTGAGGCCCGAGGCGGTGCAGTTCGCTGCCGAAGGGCTGGGGGCCAGGGTGCGGAGCGCTGCCTACTTGGGCTCGGCGACGGACTTTCTCTTCGAGACCCCAGCCGGCGAGGTGATGGCGGTGATGTCCGGCGAGGGCATGTCGCAGGCGCGGCCGGGCGACGAGGTCCGCTTGACCTTCAAGCCCGCGGGCATCTATCTCCTGCCCGCCGAGGGTGCGACGCGTTGAGTTCAAAAGTGAAGCCAGGAGTCGAGGCGGCCTGCACGCTTTGGGGTTAGCGTGGCACGTCACCACCGTCAGCGTTGCTAGACTTCTGCACAAGTCTCTCCACGCGCTCGTCAAAACTGAACGGACCGAGGTGCTCGAGCTTGACTTTGGCTAAGAAGTCGGGGTGATTAGGATTGAAGAGATAGTTGCTGCTCTCTGCTACCGCCACGGAAGGTACCTTTAGCGCCACACTCTCTCGCTTTCTGACCCACGCGTCCCCGTATGTGCGGGTAGCCGCTCTGTCATGGATATCAAGACTCGTTGCCGTCTCGCATACCAGTGCGGTTTCGAACGTGCAGCGGTAGAGATGGTAACCTCTGAGGTTCGCGTAAACTTCCCAGCCGTTCAGGATCTCAAGAGCGGCGAGCGCGGGATGCTCCGACGTGTAAACGATGACGGTCCCTTCACTGTTCCAGCGCGCCTGTGCGCCACGAGGCCTGAACGCGGCCAGAAGCGAATCTGTGTAGGCCAGCCGGTAGCTTCTGGTCACCGCTATGTCAAAGACGCTATGTCAAAGAAAGGAGCCGTCTTCAAGCGCGGTGACCACGCCTGTCAGCTTAGCCAGACCCACCCGCGTCTCGAGGAGGTCGATGGGACGTGCGCCGTCTAGGGTCTGCTTGGGGGTTTGGAACCAGTTCGGGGTATGCTCGGTGCCTATCAGGCTGGCGACCCGCGCGTAGATGTCAAGGGCGCTATAGGCACGGTCGAGCAACGCGACGTTCATGACCGGGTTGCGGCTCTTGCGAGAACGGCTGACGCCGAGCACGTTGAGCGCGTCTACCTTGCCAATACCCAGCAGCCCGGCGAGGTTGCCCAAAACCGCATCGAGCGACGTTTCCCCCACGAGCTGGTTGTGCAAGACGGCGCTTTCGACGGCGTCAGGGGTGGCAGCGAGCACTCGGTTGAACGCTTGAAGTCTCGTGTCTCTCAGCGCAGAGGTTACCATAGCAACATTATAGGTTGATAAAGATGCGTTTGCAAACCGTTGTCACAAGGCTCTAAGCGCCTCGATCGCCGCTCGCGCCAAGGCGGGTGCTCCCGCGAGCACCGGCGCAGCCTCGAGCGCCCCCGCGCCGGGGTCGCCGCCAGCCTCCCCTATGAGCATGAGCCCGCCCGCCTTGTCGTAGGGTTGCAGCCGGCCCGAGATGAAGAGTTCGGCCTGGCCCGCCGCGACCTGCGCCAGTGCCAGCGCCTCGATGCGCGTATCGGACAGCGTGACGGGGTCGGCGGCGTCCGACTTCTGCCGCGTCTTCAGGCCGCTGCGCTTGACGTCGTTCATGACCTCGAGGGCTTCATGGGCCAGCTCGAGGGCGAGCGCCTGCACGGCCGCT
The Deinococcota bacterium genome window above contains:
- a CDS encoding ABC transporter substrate-binding protein, translating into MKRWLVFLLAVTILGGLASAQRVNVLCSPDLAWCEALGPAFGEATGGELEFIRVSSQDALARIRAEAANPVFDVWFGGTGDPHLIAAREGLTEFYRPSVWEDLLPSLREAVADEYIPLYAGALGFVVNEQVVEEQGLTVPTSWRDLADPQYRGLIAMPDPNSSGTGYTIIATLVQIFGEDEAFELLADIHQNIAQYTSSGSAPGQLAGRGEVAVAIQFMHDGVKFAQQGFPLLVLAPEEGTGYEIGGISLLAGAPNREAAIAFIEWALTPEAQAIAAEQGDSYQVQTNMGTPVSPLAPDLDSINLIDYDFDRFGTLEVRDALVARWTNEIFPTPR
- a CDS encoding MbcA/ParS/Xre antitoxin family protein, with protein sequence MVTSALRDTRLQAFNRVLAATPDAVESAVLHNQLVGETSLDAVLGNLAGLLGIGKVDALNVLGVSRSRKSRNPVMNVALLDRAYSALDIYARVASLIGTEHTPNWFQTPKQTLDGARPIDLLETRVGLAKLTGVVTALEDGSFL
- a CDS encoding ABC transporter ATP-binding protein; translated protein: MTPPMTLPATPPATLQQLPAAPVTLRGLVKRFASSRRGGGVVAVDHVDLAIETGELVTLLGPSGCGKTTTLRLIAGLERPDEGQILLDREDVTRQPAYLRDVTMVFQSYALFPHMSVFENVAYGLRVTRRPAEELHRRVGEALELVGLQGLEARAPSALSGGQQQRVALARALVMQPKVLLFDEPLSNLDAKLRRRVRDEIRQLQQRLGITSVYVTHDQEEALAISDRIVVMNGGRVEQVGTPHELYAAPRSRFVADFIGSANFLAGDYDGAAVTLGDYRFAHVQETAPGRVTVMVRPEAVQFAAEGLGARVRSAAYLGSATDFLFETPAGEVMAVMSGEGMSQARPGDEVRLTFKPAGIYLLPAEGATR
- a CDS encoding RES family NAD+ phosphorylase encodes the protein MTRSYRLAYTDSLLAAFRPRGAQARWNSEGTVIVYTSEHPALAALEILNGWEVYANLRGYHLYRCTFETALVCETATSLDIHDRAATRTYGDAWVRKRESVALKVPSVAVAESSNYLFNPNHPDFLAKVKLEHLGPFSFDERVERLVQKSSNADGGDVPR
- a CDS encoding iron ABC transporter permease; the encoded protein is MRRAFALAAPGSRRGPAVSGAWLPAALAVAGFLLLPFGRPGRPFLPLDAAYAPWNLGSPWLWLVLAFALAALLVSVLPLRTAQRGDLVALFAALGLVAGLAWLVVTAIPFGLGALVSLGALLTATGYGLSESGRVYGDPFIAVSILFVTLFVVLFIVYPLLTVLRGAIVIDGRLSLAQLQTTLSHPLFFFLDNPRSARDELGLTGLFSLLGALLLGTLAAFRRASLGRVLVQLLLGGVLGGLAGVMVYGRGALPTSLLLVVIVAPSCTLLGLAFALLGQRARWRPLGRSLGVMGLLPIITPPFILAFAMIFLLGRRGLITYGVFDISSNAIYGVPGVALAQILAFTPVAYLILRGSLASLNPALEEAAQTLGAGRWHLLRTVTWPLLRPGLTAAFLLSMIESLADFGNPLILGGDRNFLATEVFLALTGRYNPSEAAAYGVVLLALVLLAFFAQRWWLGAGSFVTVTGKPSAGAFARLPALLEAALLAVFAVWTALVLALYASIIVGSFTQLWGVNYAFTTQHYRDFMRAGWPVLLYTARVAAISAVPAMLLGGLIAYLVVRHRFFGRRFVEFGSLLSFATPGTVMGVAYIFAFNTGPWLLTASAVIIVLALVFRNMPVSIRAATAGLAQLDVSLEEASTMLRARSLVTFRRILLPLLANTLVTGLIFAFVSAMTAVSQVIFLVSPGNQLATVLLLGWVEQGQLGRAAAMGTVLIVSMLSLILLVLFLAQRLGAKHTGGAQ